The nucleotide window TTACGATTTCTTTTCCTTTGTCCGGATGGTGACAGGACGCAGTGATCAACACCACGCCGCAAGCTGCAGTGAACCTTTTCATGACGATATTTTTTTCGTGTATCTGTTACAGTTAACCGTAACCGCGGCAAAAGTATAAACAGCCCGTGGATGCAGCCGTTAGAAAGGATTTAGAATATTATTAGAAACATATTAGAGCCCCAGGGCTGAAGCCCTGGGCTAAGTTTGATTGCGGGATAATGTGGAGGCTAAGCGGGCCTGGACTAATATAAGCCCCAGCTAATGCAGGCACGAGACAATAATGTAAAAGCAAAACACTGTCCAAAACAATATTAACCCAAGCCTGATACAAGAACGAAACAAAAATGTAAAGCCCCGCACCGGCCTCTACAAATATAGCCCAGGGCTTCAGCCCTGGGGCTAAATATGCGGCAATTCCAGCGTAAATGTAGTGCCACTCCCAGGCTTGGATACTACGCTGATATTGCCTTTATGCAGCCGGATGATTTTAAGCGCAAGTGAAAGACCGATACCATTACCATCAGCATAAGGACGGTTATGGCCTCTGTAAAAAGGGGTGAAGATATGAGGCAGATCTTCTTTGGCAATGCCAATGCCTTCATCGGTGAAACGCAGGATAGCATGGCCTTTAAACCAGGTGACGGTAACAGTGGTTTCGGGCGGACGGGAGAATTTACAGCCGTTTTCAAGGAGGTTGATAAATGCCACTTTCAACAGGTATTCGTTACCATTCACAGACACTACATCATCATCATCGGTATCTTCTTCAAACACCACATTGATCTTATATTCGGGGTGTGCCTGCAGGATATCGCCACGGGCATCCATCAGCACTTCATCGAGACGTATTTCACGGAAATTGATTTCTGTGGGGTCGTAGCTGGCCTTGGCCAGGTCTAGCAGACTGTTGGACAGCTTCACCAGCCGCTGTGCATCGGTGATGGCATGACGCATGGACTGACGGTATTCCTCTGCCGGTCGCTCACGGGAAGCGGTGATCTCCAGTTCGGCCATCATAGCGGTGAGCGGCGTGCGCAACTCATGGGATATATTGGAAACAAATTGTTTCTGAGCATCAAAAGATTGTTCCAGTCGGTCCAGCATCCGGTTGAAGGTCTGTGCCAGTTCTGCGATTTCATCTTTCCCTTCTGCGCCTCTCAGCCGAAGGTCAAGGTTGGTAGCGGTAATTTCTTCTACCTTATCCACCATATCAGATACCGG belongs to Chitinophaga sp. HK235 and includes:
- a CDS encoding HAMP domain-containing sensor histidine kinase, producing MKIRNRLTLLFTGMIAALLLVFAWVVYISYSQDREEEYYKNLQQQAITKANLLLDAKISPEVLQLIYKNAGGSRSQEEVAVYDTAFHLLYHDAVDIDKVKETKQMIREIIEQRQIAFHEGPLQVVGFLFNHNGTPYIVTAAAQDEYGLGQLQHLFWTLVITFLVAVVFVFLAAQFFSHQALKPVSDMVDKVEEITATNLDLRLRGAEGKDEIAELAQTFNRMLDRLEQSFDAQKQFVSNISHELRTPLTAMMAELEITASRERPAEEYRQSMRHAITDAQRLVKLSNSLLDLAKASYDPTEINFREIRLDEVLMDARGDILQAHPEYKINVVFEEDTDDDDVVSVNGNEYLLKVAFINLLENGCKFSRPPETTVTVTWFKGHAILRFTDEGIGIAKEDLPHIFTPFYRGHNRPYADGNGIGLSLALKIIRLHKGNISVVSKPGSGTTFTLELPHI